In one window of Gemmatimonadota bacterium DNA:
- a CDS encoding MCE family protein translates to MKKSRSNDWFVGLAILLTMVGVVAATLFLQQADLGEKRTGISARFRDVGNMQVGNAVVIRGVRAGKVRQIALAGHGWVVVDMDLDEGITLPNDPVVLIQSASLFGEWQALVTARAGAPDIRDVDAQLADTAGAPPQALAGAVLPDIAQLTTVAGGIAGNVASVAERVRTAFDDSAAKELRSSIRNFSTLSRDLAQAVRVQSRNLDSIAVHVRSSVADLSKTAEAIRNTTGRVDSATATGAVANIVRETELATANLRAASARINDLTIALQQSESNLRGVIAKSDSVMGKVNRGEGTLGLLLNDQSLYRNSDSLLIDLRSLIQDFRKDPKRYFALRVF, encoded by the coding sequence GTGAAGAAGTCCCGTTCGAATGACTGGTTCGTGGGTCTCGCGATCCTGCTGACGATGGTCGGCGTGGTCGCGGCGACGCTCTTCCTGCAGCAGGCCGACCTCGGCGAGAAGCGCACGGGGATCAGTGCACGCTTCCGCGACGTGGGGAACATGCAGGTGGGCAACGCGGTGGTGATCCGCGGCGTGCGCGCCGGCAAGGTGCGGCAGATCGCGCTGGCCGGGCATGGGTGGGTCGTGGTGGACATGGACCTCGACGAGGGGATCACGCTCCCGAACGACCCGGTGGTGCTCATCCAGTCGGCCTCGCTCTTCGGCGAGTGGCAGGCGCTGGTGACGGCGCGCGCGGGCGCGCCCGACATCCGGGACGTGGACGCCCAGCTCGCCGACACGGCCGGCGCGCCGCCGCAGGCGCTGGCCGGCGCGGTCCTCCCCGACATCGCCCAGCTCACGACGGTGGCGGGCGGCATCGCGGGGAACGTCGCGAGCGTGGCCGAACGGGTGCGCACGGCGTTCGACGACAGCGCGGCGAAGGAGCTGCGCTCGAGCATCCGCAACTTCTCGACGCTCAGCCGCGACCTCGCGCAGGCGGTGCGGGTGCAGTCGCGCAACCTCGATTCGATCGCGGTGCACGTGCGCTCGAGCGTCGCCGACCTGTCGAAGACGGCCGAGGCGATCCGCAACACCACGGGTCGCGTGGACTCGGCCACGGCGACGGGGGCGGTGGCGAACATCGTGCGGGAGACCGAGCTCGCGACGGCGAACCTGCGGGCCGCGAGCGCGCGGATCAACGACCTGACGATCGCGCTCCAGCAGAGCGAGTCGAACCTCCGCGGCGTCATCGCCAAGTCGGACTCGGTGATGGGGAAGGTCAATCGCGGCGAGGGCACGCTCGGGCTGCTGCTCAACGACCAGTCGCTGTACCGGAACTCCGATTCGCTGCTGATCGACCTGCGGTCGTTGATCCAGGACTTCCGGAAGGATCCGAAGCGGTACTTCGCGCTGAGGGTGTTCTGA
- a CDS encoding aminopeptidase P family protein, translating to MSDRRTFLTSAATLGAAVALGATSSGAQDDHDAPQQGGEMPPAIRALRPMRDGVVPISVAERQGRLEKAKRLMREQGIDALMLTGGTSMVYFTGIGWGLSERLLAAFIPVNGRPFLVTPKFEEERAMEQVALGPMAGGADVYPWEESEDPYERIANGLRSRGLATATIAVEETVRWQFSNGVSKIPAVRLTDGTPVTAGCRMVKDAHELALMRHASAVTLKAYEAAYKSLKEGMTQGDFARLVSLAHTQLGFSGAAGVQVGKYSALPHGSATPQVVREGSILLIDGGCKVEGYSSDISRTFVLGKATQRMKDVFEIEHRAQSAALAAAKPGLACEAVDAAARKVIVDAGFGPDYTYFSHRVGHGMGMDGHEWPYLVRGNKLPLAPGMVFSDEPGIYIPGEFGIRLEDDMVITESGAELFTPQSESLEKPF from the coding sequence ATGTCCGACCGCCGCACCTTCCTGACGTCCGCCGCGACCCTCGGCGCTGCCGTCGCCCTCGGGGCGACCAGTTCCGGCGCCCAGGATGACCATGATGCCCCGCAGCAGGGCGGTGAGATGCCGCCGGCGATCCGCGCGCTGCGGCCCATGCGGGATGGCGTGGTGCCCATCTCCGTGGCCGAGCGGCAGGGGCGGCTGGAGAAGGCCAAGCGCCTGATGCGCGAGCAGGGCATCGATGCGCTGATGCTCACCGGTGGCACCTCGATGGTGTACTTCACCGGCATCGGGTGGGGGCTGAGCGAGCGGCTGCTCGCGGCGTTCATCCCCGTCAACGGCCGGCCGTTCCTCGTCACGCCGAAGTTCGAGGAGGAGCGCGCGATGGAGCAGGTGGCGCTCGGGCCGATGGCGGGCGGCGCCGATGTGTATCCGTGGGAGGAGAGCGAGGACCCGTACGAGCGCATCGCGAACGGGCTCCGCTCGCGCGGCCTCGCGACCGCGACGATCGCGGTGGAGGAGACCGTCCGCTGGCAGTTCAGCAACGGGGTGTCGAAGATCCCCGCCGTGCGACTGACCGACGGCACGCCGGTCACGGCCGGCTGCCGCATGGTGAAGGACGCGCACGAGCTCGCCCTCATGCGCCATGCGAGCGCGGTCACGCTCAAGGCGTACGAGGCGGCCTACAAGTCGCTCAAGGAAGGGATGACGCAGGGCGACTTCGCGCGACTCGTCTCGCTCGCGCACACGCAGCTCGGGTTCTCCGGGGCCGCAGGAGTGCAGGTGGGCAAGTACTCGGCGCTCCCGCACGGGTCGGCGACGCCGCAGGTCGTGCGCGAGGGCAGCATCCTGCTGATCGACGGCGGCTGCAAGGTCGAAGGCTACAGCTCGGACATCTCGCGCACCTTCGTGCTCGGCAAGGCGACGCAGCGCATGAAGGACGTGTTCGAGATCGAGCATCGCGCGCAGAGCGCCGCGCTGGCGGCGGCGAAGCCGGGACTCGCCTGCGAAGCGGTCGATGCGGCCGCGCGGAAGGTGATCGTCGATGCCGGCTTCGGCCCCGACTACACCTACTTCTCGCACCGCGTCGGGCACGGCATGGGGATGGACGGGCACGAGTGGCCGTACCTCGTGCGCGGCAACAAGCTCCCGCTCGCGCCGGGGATGGTGTTCTCCGACGAGCCGGGGATCTACATCCCGGGCGAGTTCGGCATCCGGCTCGAGGACGACATGGTGATCACCGAGAGCGGCGCGGAGTTGTTCACGCCGCAGTCGGAGTCGCTGGAGAAGCCGTTCTGA